In a single window of the Flavobacterium sp. W4I14 genome:
- a CDS encoding 3-phytase (product_source=KO:K01083; cath_funfam=2.120.10.30; cleavage_site_network=SignalP-noTM; cog=COG4247; ko=KO:K01083; pfam=PF02333; superfamily=50956), with product MKYNNILKLAAFAVLSLTISCNGGAQNGSSTAIKPLYVSDPVDFDTDDPAIWVNPNDPAQSLVIGTDKDSSGGLYVFDLKGKTVKSKTVKGLKRPNNVDIAYGLLLAGKKTDIAVTTERYTHKLRIFSLPDMKAIDNGGIPVFVGETEAEYRDLMGISMYTDPSGKIYAIVGRKTGPKNGGYLWQYLLTDDGKGNVKADLVRKFGLYSGKKEIEAIAVDNELGYVYYCDEQVGVRKYYADPAKGNEELALFGQGDFAVDNEGIAIYKTSGNKGYILVSDQGAKQLKVYDRMAKANTAHPHPLLTTIKYSANQTDGIDVVSAPLNNDFKHGLLVAMSDDKTFHFYRWEDIAGKKLTSVNP from the coding sequence ATGAAATATAACAATATATTAAAACTTGCCGCTTTTGCGGTTCTAAGCCTGACCATTTCTTGTAATGGAGGCGCACAAAACGGAAGTAGTACAGCAATAAAGCCCTTATACGTATCCGATCCTGTCGATTTTGATACTGACGATCCTGCGATCTGGGTAAACCCGAACGATCCAGCGCAGTCTTTGGTAATTGGTACCGATAAAGATAGCAGTGGCGGCTTATATGTTTTCGATCTGAAAGGCAAAACCGTCAAGTCTAAAACCGTAAAAGGTTTAAAGCGACCAAACAATGTTGATATTGCCTATGGTTTGTTGTTGGCTGGGAAAAAAACAGATATTGCCGTAACCACAGAACGTTACACGCATAAACTACGTATATTTTCGCTTCCCGATATGAAAGCAATCGATAATGGTGGCATTCCTGTTTTTGTTGGCGAAACAGAGGCAGAGTACCGCGATTTGATGGGGATTTCGATGTATACCGATCCGAGTGGAAAAATTTATGCAATTGTTGGTCGTAAAACGGGGCCTAAAAACGGAGGTTATCTTTGGCAATACCTGTTAACCGATGATGGAAAAGGCAATGTTAAAGCAGATTTAGTGCGGAAATTTGGCCTGTACAGTGGCAAAAAGGAAATAGAAGCCATTGCTGTTGATAACGAACTGGGTTATGTTTATTATTGCGATGAGCAGGTTGGTGTACGCAAGTATTATGCAGACCCGGCCAAAGGAAATGAAGAACTGGCACTGTTTGGGCAGGGCGATTTTGCTGTCGACAATGAAGGGATTGCTATTTATAAAACTTCAGGGAATAAAGGCTATATCCTTGTATCCGATCAAGGGGCTAAACAGTTAAAAGTGTATGATCGGATGGCTAAAGCCAATACTGCTCATCCACATCCTTTGTTAACTACCATTAAATATTCAGCTAATCAAACCGATGGTATTGATGTGGTTTCAGCTCCTTTAAATAATGATTTTAAACACGGTTTGTTGGTGGCTATGAGCGATGATAAAACCTTTCATTTTTACAGATGGGAAGATATAGCTGGCAAAAAATTGACTAGTGTAAATCCATAA
- a CDS encoding hypothetical protein (product_source=Hypo-rule applied) — protein MSSLRSVIFVPRNDDLSIWAVNGSVFEDHSQYCCKNLNRRQHLFFGKQLQEHLGLFSPAPVSANLKEIGISLRSGLGGMNSTAIMGEINSCPQMTSIVKLSGFNHRCAQINTDFHICVHPFYLWLNHFCLW, from the coding sequence ATGAGCTCGCTTCGTTCGGTTATCTTCGTGCCTCGCAATGACGATCTTTCTATTTGGGCTGTCAATGGTAGCGTATTCGAAGACCATTCTCAATATTGCTGTAAAAACTTAAACAGGCGCCAACATTTGTTTTTTGGAAAGCAATTGCAGGAGCATTTAGGGCTGTTCAGTCCTGCTCCCGTTTCTGCCAATTTGAAGGAAATCGGCATCTCGCTTCGATCAGGTTTAGGAGGCATGAATAGTACTGCTATTATGGGTGAAATAAACTCCTGCCCGCAGATGACCAGTATCGTTAAGTTAAGCGGTTTTAACCACAGATGCGCACAGATAAACACGGATTTCCATATCTGTGTGCATCCTTTTTATCTGTGGTTAAATCATTTTTGCTTATGGTGA
- a CDS encoding AraC family transcriptional activator of pobA (product_source=KO:K18954; cath_funfam=1.10.10.60; cog=COG2207; ko=KO:K18954; pfam=PF12833; smart=SM00342; superfamily=46689,51215): protein MQQELLNKTFSEKNHEEALSLNDGLMAKIHHSSDPRYCSSEPFRVSSYALILVTKGKMNLRINFVEHVLNHRDILLIFPHAVYEIKDNSDVSFISIHFNKNYLKTKGVFFNSGEAYRMFQNDPTHKFSLSKEEYTFIYYDMLALHKKLNVPKDTPQIKNIVHNSFLELLYDLFLLKNKRKDPIPFAHDSKTELTNRFLSLVSENFKKEKRVIYYANCLRITPRHLSQVVKQVTDRTAGEVIDEMVIREAKLLLTSHVMNISEVAMELRFSNSSFFGKFFKKQTGITPSEYKLSNNIAV, encoded by the coding sequence ATGCAACAAGAGTTACTCAATAAAACTTTTTCAGAAAAAAACCACGAGGAAGCACTTTCTTTAAATGATGGATTGATGGCAAAAATCCACCATAGCAGTGATCCGCGTTATTGCAGTTCGGAACCTTTCCGGGTATCGAGTTATGCCCTAATTCTGGTCACCAAGGGAAAGATGAACCTTCGGATAAATTTTGTAGAGCATGTATTAAATCACAGAGATATTCTACTCATTTTTCCACATGCCGTTTATGAGATTAAGGACAACAGTGATGTTTCTTTCATCAGCATCCATTTTAATAAAAATTATTTAAAAACCAAGGGGGTATTCTTTAATAGTGGAGAAGCTTACAGAATGTTCCAGAACGATCCTACTCATAAATTTTCATTATCAAAAGAAGAATATACATTCATTTACTACGACATGCTCGCCCTGCACAAAAAGCTGAATGTACCTAAAGATACCCCGCAGATTAAAAATATTGTGCACAATAGCTTCCTAGAGCTTTTATACGACCTCTTTTTGTTAAAGAATAAACGGAAAGATCCAATACCTTTTGCTCACGATAGCAAGACAGAACTCACCAATCGGTTTTTATCGTTGGTATCGGAAAACTTTAAGAAGGAAAAACGTGTAATTTATTATGCCAACTGTTTACGCATCACGCCAAGGCATTTATCGCAGGTTGTTAAACAGGTAACCGATAGAACAGCGGGGGAAGTTATTGACGAAATGGTGATCAGAGAGGCGAAACTACTGTTAACCAGCCATGTTATGAATATTTCGGAGGTGGCTATGGAACTGCGCTTTAGCAACTCTTCTTTTTTCGGTAAGTTTTTCAAAAAACAGACCGGAATTACGCCATCTGAGTATAAATTATCGAATAATATTGCGGTATAG
- a CDS encoding 8-amino-7-oxononanoate synthase (product_source=KO:K00652; cath_funfam=3.40.640.10,3.90.1150.10; cog=COG0156; ko=KO:K00652; pfam=PF00155; superfamily=53383; tigrfam=TIGR00858), whose amino-acid sequence MRKKLQDRIASFKDAAIIKEKGLYPYFRSIESGQDTEVVINGKKVLMFGSNSYLGLTNHPKIKEAAKAAIEKYGTGCAGSRFLNGSLDIHLELENRLAEYVGKEAAVLFSTGFQVNLGVISCLLDRNDYLLLDEYDHASIIDGSRLSFSRTIKYTHNDMQDLRRKLSRLPEDAAKLIVSDGIFSMEGDLVNLPEMVNIANEFGANIMMDDAHSLGVIGFNGSGTASHFNLTEDVDLIMGTFSKSLASLGGFIAGNTETIEYIKHRARSLMFSASMPPSAVASVIAALDIIESEPERIDKLWANTEYAKKLLLEAGFDIGHSNSPIIPIYIRDNTKTFMITNILQQNGVFVNPVVSPAVPSDSSLIRFSLMATHTFEQIESAITKLSAAFKAVNVELVGSQS is encoded by the coding sequence ATGCGTAAAAAATTACAAGATAGAATTGCCTCTTTTAAGGATGCAGCGATAATAAAAGAAAAAGGATTATATCCTTATTTCAGGTCGATTGAATCAGGCCAGGATACCGAGGTGGTTATCAATGGAAAAAAGGTACTCATGTTTGGTTCTAATTCCTATTTAGGGTTAACCAATCATCCCAAAATAAAAGAAGCCGCAAAAGCAGCGATTGAAAAATATGGGACTGGCTGCGCAGGATCGCGGTTTTTAAACGGCTCGCTCGATATTCACCTCGAATTGGAAAATCGCCTCGCAGAATATGTGGGCAAAGAAGCTGCAGTGCTTTTTAGTACTGGTTTTCAGGTCAACTTAGGGGTAATTTCCTGTTTATTAGATCGTAACGATTATCTGTTGCTTGATGAGTACGACCATGCCTCGATTATTGATGGAAGCCGTTTGTCCTTCTCGCGCACCATCAAGTATACGCATAACGATATGCAGGATCTGCGCCGAAAACTGAGCAGATTACCTGAAGATGCCGCTAAACTGATCGTTTCTGATGGGATTTTCAGCATGGAAGGCGATTTAGTTAATCTTCCAGAAATGGTAAATATTGCCAATGAATTTGGTGCCAATATTATGATGGATGATGCACATAGTCTAGGGGTAATCGGTTTTAATGGCTCCGGTACAGCATCACATTTTAACCTTACGGAGGATGTAGACCTGATTATGGGCACTTTTAGCAAATCGCTGGCCTCGTTAGGTGGTTTTATTGCGGGTAATACTGAAACCATCGAATATATCAAGCACCGTGCCCGCTCACTGATGTTCAGCGCAAGTATGCCGCCTTCTGCTGTAGCAAGTGTAATTGCTGCATTGGATATCATCGAATCGGAGCCTGAGCGTATTGATAAACTCTGGGCCAATACAGAATATGCAAAGAAACTTTTGCTCGAGGCTGGTTTCGACATCGGGCACAGCAATAGTCCGATTATTCCCATTTACATCCGCGATAATACCAAAACCTTTATGATTACGAATATCCTTCAGCAAAATGGGGTATTTGTAAATCCGGTAGTTTCGCCAGCAGTGCCTTCCGATTCATCTTTGATCAGGTTTTCTTTAATGGCTACACATACTTTCGAACAGATCGAATCTGCCATAACAAAACTAAGCGCTGCTTTTAAAGCTGTTAACGTAGAATTAGTGGGAAGCCAATCATGA